A stretch of Deltaproteobacteria bacterium DNA encodes these proteins:
- a CDS encoding alpha/beta fold hydrolase, with amino-acid sequence MTGATRESGLLQGAATLAAALFTLGRSYRRFDWSTAEDERHTARTADGWNLALYRYRAAGRPRPFPVICSHGMAGSRFIFDLHPRYSLARYLARHGFDTWLVDLRGRGDSWPDGGNARSLQWNFDDFVERDLPAVVGRTCEINGATQTFWIGMEMSGQALYAAAIAGTATAIRAAVTCGSPVLTPPTALVPGVTSAPKARRRGRVPFGAGSRLAGPILAYLGARVLESSFRACNSDPLVVARYMRNGIPDEATDLVDQFALWVRERTMCSRDGSVVYSERLDEVRLPLLVMAAARDLQRPAEAVREAFDACGSSDKTFLRAGVAGGFSVDFGHDDLLAGLAAPAEVFSRIADWLVARCEPR; translated from the coding sequence CAGGGGGCGGCAACTCTAGCTGCCGCCCTGTTCACGCTCGGTCGCTCCTACCGCCGCTTTGACTGGAGCACGGCAGAGGATGAGCGCCACACGGCGCGCACCGCAGACGGGTGGAACCTGGCCTTGTACCGGTATCGGGCGGCGGGACGGCCTCGGCCTTTCCCGGTGATCTGTAGTCACGGAATGGCGGGCAGCCGATTCATTTTCGATCTCCATCCGCGCTACTCGTTGGCCCGGTACCTCGCCCGGCACGGGTTCGACACCTGGCTCGTGGATTTGCGGGGTCGCGGTGACAGTTGGCCGGACGGCGGCAACGCTCGGTCACTGCAATGGAACTTCGACGACTTCGTTGAGCGCGATCTGCCGGCGGTGGTGGGCCGGACCTGTGAGATCAACGGCGCCACGCAGACGTTCTGGATCGGCATGGAAATGAGCGGCCAGGCGTTGTACGCGGCCGCCATCGCCGGCACCGCCACGGCTATCCGGGCGGCGGTCACCTGCGGCTCCCCGGTGCTAACGCCGCCGACCGCACTGGTACCAGGTGTGACATCGGCCCCCAAGGCACGCCGCCGCGGCCGGGTGCCGTTCGGCGCCGGCTCGCGGCTGGCCGGGCCAATCCTCGCCTATCTCGGCGCCCGCGTCCTCGAGAGCAGCTTCCGCGCCTGCAACAGCGATCCGCTGGTGGTCGCCCGCTACATGCGCAACGGCATCCCCGACGAGGCAACGGACTTGGTCGATCAGTTCGCGCTCTGGGTGCGTGAGCGCACGATGTGCAGCCGGGACGGCTCGGTGGTCTATTCCGAACGCCTCGACGAGGTCAGGCTGCCGCTGCTGGTCATGGCCGCAGCGCGCGATCTGCAACGCCCAGCAGAGGCGGTGCGCGAGGCCTTTGACGCCTGCGGCAGTTCGGACAAGACCTTCTTGCGCGCGGGAGTCGCCGGCGGGTTCAGCGTCGACTTCGGGCACGACGATCTGCTGGCCGGGTTAGCTGCGCCTGCAGAGGTGTTTTCCCGGATCGCCGACTGGCTCGTCGCGAGGTGCGAGCCGCGTTGA